A section of the Candidatus Bathyarchaeia archaeon genome encodes:
- a CDS encoding deoxyuridine 5'-triphosphate nucleotidohydrolase, giving the protein MQLYDNTSAPIRGCALTRREILRRINSQKPLIKGYVDLATQLQPAGFELTVREVSRLRGAGVLDFSNRRRKISDLNEVKLESGAHARLDVGAYVVRYNEVIHLPLDLLALVFPRSSLLRCGATLYTAVWDPGYVGRGQGLLSVHNPHGLELFKNARICQMIFFKLIEPASKGYKGAYMKEGL; this is encoded by the coding sequence TTGCAACTCTACGACAACACGAGTGCCCCTATTAGGGGTTGCGCCTTGACTAGGCGTGAAATTTTGAGACGGATAAACTCGCAGAAGCCCTTAATCAAGGGATACGTAGATCTAGCCACACAGCTCCAGCCCGCAGGCTTCGAGTTGACAGTCAGAGAGGTCAGCCGTCTCAGGGGGGCAGGAGTTCTAGACTTCTCGAATAGAAGAAGAAAAATATCCGATCTGAATGAAGTGAAGCTTGAGAGCGGAGCACATGCGAGGCTAGATGTTGGGGCTTATGTTGTACGCTATAATGAGGTAATTCATCTTCCGCTTGATTTGTTAGCGTTAGTCTTCCCGCGGTCCTCTCTGTTAAGGTGTGGGGCTACATTATACACCGCGGTGTGGGATCCTGGATATGTGGGGCGCGGGCAGGGACTACTCTCCGTCCATAATCCCCATGGATTGGAGCTATTCAAGAACGCGCGGATATGCCAGATGATATTCTTCAAGCTTATTGAACCCGCCTCGAAAGGCTACAAGGGCGCATATATGAAGGAGGGACTATAG
- a CDS encoding amidohydrolase family protein, translating into MKILAEAMILAGEEMETIKRGYIAIEDGRIVRVGSGSPSVSGVTVSNLRGCLVVPGLINAHTHVGDSVAKDVAPTRGLRELVQPPLGLKHKILRETPPERLVSAMRDTIRDMLRCGVTTFADFREGGLEGVRLLKAAAEGLGIRVLTLGRPNFQFSETALQAGKERLPTEMMEEVEGILNYAEGLGLSSPNEFTDHALQEIAEHFKGRVIIATHVAEHQMTIDTSIRRSGLSDVERALRYLKADFLVHLTKAGGGDLRRVREAGVPVVCCPRANAALGLGFPPIGRLLELGVTVALGSDNVMVNSPDLFREMEFTTRLIRAEAESLDAFTPRESFKMVTINAARLLGLGDRIGSIEEGKFADLVIIDADAPNLRPLCEPLSALVNRVRPDNVKAVLVGGEVVYGRLRGY; encoded by the coding sequence GTGAAGATCCTAGCGGAAGCCATGATACTGGCCGGAGAAGAGATGGAGACCATAAAGAGGGGTTACATAGCGATAGAAGATGGTAGGATAGTTAGAGTTGGATCAGGTTCTCCCTCTGTTAGTGGGGTAACGGTCAGCAATCTAAGGGGGTGTCTGGTGGTTCCTGGGCTTATAAACGCCCACACACATGTGGGCGACTCTGTCGCCAAGGATGTTGCCCCAACTAGAGGTCTGCGCGAACTTGTGCAGCCCCCTCTGGGTCTAAAGCATAAGATCCTAAGGGAGACTCCCCCGGAGAGGTTAGTCTCAGCCATGAGGGACACGATCCGAGACATGTTGCGGTGCGGTGTCACAACCTTCGCCGACTTTAGAGAGGGGGGCCTCGAGGGTGTAAGGCTGCTTAAGGCTGCGGCTGAGGGCTTAGGCATAAGAGTTCTAACTTTAGGGAGACCGAACTTCCAATTCTCGGAGACAGCTCTACAAGCCGGCAAGGAGAGGCTTCCCACGGAGATGATGGAAGAAGTTGAGGGGATACTTAACTACGCGGAGGGTCTGGGCCTCAGTAGCCCAAACGAGTTCACAGACCACGCTCTACAAGAAATCGCGGAGCATTTTAAAGGCAGAGTAATTATTGCCACACATGTAGCTGAACATCAAATGACTATCGACACCTCCATCAGGCGGAGTGGTTTAAGTGACGTTGAGAGAGCTCTTAGATATTTGAAGGCGGATTTCCTTGTACACCTTACCAAGGCAGGAGGGGGTGATCTACGCAGAGTTAGAGAAGCGGGTGTCCCTGTGGTCTGCTGCCCTAGGGCTAATGCTGCCCTAGGGTTGGGGTTCCCTCCAATCGGGAGGCTACTAGAGTTGGGAGTAACTGTAGCTTTAGGGTCGGATAACGTTATGGTTAACTCGCCAGACCTCTTCAGGGAGATGGAGTTCACTACGCGGCTCATCAGAGCAGAGGCTGAAAGCCTAGACGCCTTCACGCCGCGGGAGAGTTTCAAGATGGTAACCATCAACGCTGCGAGGCTTTTGGGGCTGGGGGACAGGATAGGTTCTATCGAGGAGGGAAAGTTTGCCGACCTCGTAATTATAGACGCAGATGCCCCGAATCTAAGACCACTCTGTGAACCACTATCAGCCCTAGTTAACAGGGTCAGGCCAGATAATGTGAAGGCTGTGCTTGTTGGGGGGGAGGTAGTTTATGGCAGGTTGCGAGGGTACTAA
- a CDS encoding 2,5-diamino-6-(ribosylamino)-4(3H)-pyrimidinone 5'-phosphate reductase: MSGAKRPYVILNAAMTLDGKIASRSGDSRISCEEDLGRVHRLRANVDAIMIGINTLLVDDPKLTARRVNGRNPVPVIVDSQARTPPNSKFLSIKRERNPIIAVAGCASKRRIEVLKEAGCEVIVTGRGRRVNLSVLMDRLWKRGIQTVLLEGGGTLIWSMVKERLIDEVKVAIAPIMLGGVDAVTLVEGKGYASISDALKLEFLGMEVCGEDVVLSYKVRSGG, translated from the coding sequence ATGTCAGGGGCAAAGCGGCCTTATGTCATATTGAACGCTGCTATGACATTGGATGGAAAGATTGCCAGTAGGTCTGGAGATTCAAGGATCTCTTGCGAGGAGGATCTGGGTAGAGTTCACAGGTTAAGGGCCAACGTTGACGCCATAATGATTGGAATCAACACTTTACTCGTCGACGACCCAAAGTTGACAGCTAGACGAGTTAATGGCAGAAATCCAGTTCCCGTCATCGTAGACAGCCAAGCTCGAACTCCCCCAAACTCTAAATTTCTGAGCATAAAGAGAGAAAGGAACCCCATAATCGCCGTGGCCGGGTGCGCCTCGAAAAGGAGAATTGAAGTTTTGAAGGAGGCAGGATGTGAAGTTATCGTCACTGGCCGAGGTAGGAGGGTGAATCTCAGCGTACTTATGGACAGACTCTGGAAGCGAGGGATACAGACTGTCCTACTGGAGGGTGGTGGAACCCTTATCTGGAGCATGGTAAAAGAGCGTCTGATAGACGAGGTCAAAGTTGCCATAGCCCCAATAATGTTAGGCGGTGTAGACGCTGTCACACTTGTTGAGGGCAAGGGCTACGCTTCCATAAGCGATGCCCTCAAGTTGGAGTTTCTCGGGATGGAAGTCTGCGGCGAGGATGTAGTCCTATCCTACAAGGTCAGGAGTGGAGGTTGA